In Procambarus clarkii isolate CNS0578487 chromosome 17, FALCON_Pclarkii_2.0, whole genome shotgun sequence, the sequence CTGGTAAATGATTTGTATTACTATTTGAATTAAAGCAAAGTATTTCTTGCGAGATttgtaaggtggtggtggtgtaatgttAGATTTTTCTAGAGATAAAGTTGCTTGGCCACAGTTGAAAGCTCAATTAGGGATGAGATTTTCAACTGGAATAACATAATTTTTGCATTGAGTTTTTCCTTAAAATTATTCTGTTTTAAAACATTAAATTAGTAATTTGTTACTTTCCAGGCAAGCAAAATAAATGGCCTAAATGCATTACTGTATTAAAATATTGCCATTTTAAAACATAAATATTATGCACTTCTATACAGTATCACTTGGTCTGTTGTTTATACAGTACTCTCATAGTGGACTCTTGCTTTCTGCGATAAATGTTATTGTAAATCCTTGGTACATGCGAATTACCATACAACGGAATTAAACTGCAGAGTAGGTGGAAAAAAATCAGGTATCTGGTATAAGGACACAAACATCCTTCTGAAATAATAGTTCTATATAGTACGTACAACAATTATTTGGTCAAACATACCAATATGTACTGTTGGAACTAAAAGGTTTAcattttgtattattgaattatCCCAAATAGAAAATTGGGAAAGCTGAAGAACCTAATCTGTCCAAGCACTCCTAGACCTAATACACTATCTTGGGCCTAATATGGTACATATATTATCTCTCCTTGgcctagaaatgttaaaaaattttttttttaccataaaGTCAATAGTACAAAATGTGATCTCTTGGATTCAGCAGTACATAttggtatattcgaccaaatagttgctataagcaagaGCATTACAGGAGTATGGGTTAGAAAAAATGGGGAATCATTTCAGGCAACTTAAAGTCCACTCATTTTCACTTCCTAATATAAACCACATATGAACATTATTCCAGCCCCACACACAATGTAAGGTAGATTTATAGTTGCCAATGATATAAAAGAGGGTAaatattcaggcgatgagtcacaataacgtggctgaagtatgttgaccagaccacacactagaaattgaagggacgacgacgtttcggtccgtcctggaccattctcaaatcgacttgagaatggtccaggacggaccgaaacgtcatcgtcccttcaatttctagtgtgtggtctggtcaacagggtaAATATTACCTACAGTACTTTTTATTTATTATGGTGTAGCTTGTATTGTAGATTCAGGTGCCACGATTCAAGAAGGTAATTAAAGCTTCAGGAATACTGAAGGTGCAGATAGTGAAGGCCAACTGTATTTCAtaaacaaattatatcagtaacataATTGCTAGATAATTTTTTTAGAATAGAGTAAAGGGTAAATGGTGACATTTATAAGAAATTATACTTTATAAAtggtttaatatttactttaaccTTTTCAATTTCTTGTAGTATCTTTGTTAGCATATACTGATCATTAAATAGGGGTAGAAAATTGTCTCATTGTCAAGATCATTTCTTACCAAAGCATTTTTTCACAATATGAGGATATGCATTTATCTCTAAAGCTGCTATAGTTGACAAACGGAAAATGGTTGTGATGCATTAGACAACTTCAATCCATGTGCCTAGAAAAACTTACAAATTTGGTAACTTCCCACCAGGTTCTTTGGCCTGCACCTGCTATGGTCCTCTTAATGACTAAATGAAATATTGCCTCAAGCAGTAACCCTGAAAACTGGCAAGACTGCTTTCTCCAAACCTTTGCTTTAATGCTTCACACAATTCTACAGGTTTATATAATTAAGGTACAGTATGCTTTGTAAATAGTAACATGCACAGTATGCTGTATATAGTTGAGCACATTGTAGTTGATTTATCAAGTTGGAAATAGTTacaccgtggtgtagtggtaagacactcgcctggcgttccgcgagcgctatgtcatgggttcgtatcctggccggggaggatttactgggcgcaattccttaattgtagcctctgtttaacgcaacagtaaaatgtgtacttgggtgaaagaatgattcttcgcggcaggggatcgtattccagggaccataggattaaggacttgcccgaaacgctacgcgtactggtggctgtacaatctcaaaaaaaaaaaaaaaaaaaaaaaagttatttacTGTGACTGGTAAATCTGAAGAGCATTGAATTttcttataagaaaaaaaattaaaatgagAAAATGACACAAATCTACATAAAACAATGTAGTGAAAAAAGTAGCCAAATTATACTACATTACTTTGAAATCCAATTCCTTGGCAAGTATgcttattatatttataatacggtaagtaattatcaaaagaaggcaccaagccagggagacTTGTGTAGCACCATAAGTGTCGCAGGATATTCAAAAGGCACTTAAATGACACGGGATgcaatatgagaacaaaagcaCATATGCCATGCCATATCAAAGGTACAGTACTGGATTTACCAAGGAACAAATGACTAAGAGGAACAGTTAAGAAGCAGGACACAAACATCCTGAAAATTGGGACATTCAAGAAGGGCATGCATGacttaagagggacaatgcagttcaaACATTAAGCAGGGCTCCTTACTGTTTGAGGTTTATAGATTATGAAGTCCTGATTCATATAAGATGAATATTAACTTTTTTTCATGCACTTGTTGATTACTACACACACATCATCTTTACCTTTCCACGGCCTGCATCAGACCAATGTTGAAATGCACACACAGGCATGAAATCACACACTtatgaaacaaataaaaatttaAACACTCCAGCAGTTTGCAGCAATACTGGTACCAGAAATAAAATACTTAAACTATGAAGATGGGCTGCAGAAGCTCAGCCTTGCAACCCTATAAGTGAAGAACCAGATGTAAACTTTATTACAAGAGAGAAAATACAAAAGGAATGAACAGCGTAAACAGGGATAATTTACATGCATACAAGAAAATGTTTGTGTACACTGAGAGAAATATACATCAACTCCATCTAGTTTCAAAAGCAAGCATGACAGGAACTAgaacttttttgttttgttttcatgaCAGTTATTAGTGAAAATAAAGAatgtacagtggggcctcgatttacaatggtaatccgttcccagagacataTCGTAAATCGAAacaatttttctcataagaaataaagggagttGAATTAAATCGTTCCACAccctcaaaaatattaacttgaaaatacattttatactgaatacaatttttttctttaactacaatacagtacatatgtttatcttacctttatggaggactcttgatggcgtatggaagatggtgatgagggggggaggaggagaggtgttactgtttggaaaggggggagtccccttccattatgacATCAGAGAGAACTTGAAGAAATGATAGGTGTAACAAAATGGGTGACTTCTTGAAGGAAATTAGTAACCTAtttaaataaagcaaatgagtgtTGCCAGAGGGTAAATACTGTAGAGATCAACCTCCTGTACTGTTTATATAAATTAGTAAAGAATAAAAAACAATACTGTATAGACAAAAAGATTCCAGGAAAAATCACTACAAAAGCACTGACAAAGCAGAGGAAAATGCAACAGACCAAGTTCCATTTTGCAGAATGTAGAACCCAAAATTAAATAGTggataaatttttttttttttttactgctccAAGATAAGGTTAACTCGTCTTCACTTTTGTAAATGTTAAATAATATACCGTAGAAACACTGGAAAGCATTGCTAAAAACTTCTATAATTTGGAAAAGGATACTCTttcttattataaatattattattattattattattgagtagTTCCTACAAATACTGAACCCAAGAAGTCTTCTTCTGGCTTTTTCATCAGTTCTCTCTTCTTATTTTTAATCTCTcgtctctttttctttttttcagCTATCatgtttttaaatttttcattctTCTTCTTCCTTTCATCCTTCTTGCTCAATATTAAATTTTCTGTTTGTTTCTGCTTAAATATAAACATTTTCTTGTCTCCTCCAGCATCCATGTTCTGAGTCACTGTTTCATGATTTTGCTTATCAAGATTCTTTTTGAGCTTCTGTGCTTTTACTGCTTTCTTCTTTTTCATTTCATTTATTTCAGACGCTCTAATGAAGTGGTCAGTTTCTCGGCGCACCTGGGAAATCTCTGCACCCATTCGTTGTCTATGTACCTCACGCTCGTACTCCAGCCTTTGTTTAAGGTAAGCCCATTTAAATCTATAAAATAATAAAACACAGTAATACATTAaaacttagtaataataaaataactCATGCATTCTTTGTCTGTTTGTTCATATATATTTCATCATAAAGCTCATCATGATGCAATACCTGTGAATTAGTCCTATCAACGTACTGTACATGACAATGTCACAGTATAGATCAATGAATTTTACCCGAGATAAAATCATTATTGTATTCCATAAATATTCATCATATCTCACCTAGTTACAATACTACTTATTAATATGTTTTCTAAATAATCCCAATAGTggtaattatataataattattcataGCCATTTTCTCATACAATTCAAAAGTAGAAATTGGACAAAAATTTAGTTAATTTTGTGGTTACAAACATATGAGTATACAAGTTCTTTTACATTCATTTAAAAAACTATACACTGTCTCGGATAACTGTAATAACAGCTTCACAACATAAATTAACCTCACCTAGGAAGGTACTTGATATTCCATAACATGTCGTAATATGGATTCCGTTTCTTCCCACCCACGGGTTGATTATTGAGAAAGAGATGCACGTGCTTGGCCTTCCTCTTACTTTTGAACTCTATCCAACCTTCTGTGAAGTGTAAGCTTTTGGTGTGTTTCTTGGTTTTGCCTTTTTCACCTTGTGTTTTAGCTGCTGCCAAAGAAATGATAAGAAATTAATCATTGATGATAATGACAAGTTTATCTGCAAAGGAACTGTGGGCTAAATGCATGGGCATTAGgtatgggatttttttttaaataccagGCACCCAATTAGGATAAGGTTTCCCATATACAACAATAGATAAATTCACAATGCCTGCCTCAGTGGATGGAAGGTCACCTTGAAATTGCCAGGAACTTCGATATACACAAATAACACATTAAAACATGAAAAGCTTTTAAAGAGAAATAGTTGGACAAATTTCAAACCTCCAGTTAACCATGACTGTATGCAGACGTAAGTCACAATAACATAACTGAAAATTagtaagtcacaataacatgactgAAAATTAGTAAGTCACAATAACATAACTGAAAATTAGACACGCAACCAATTCATCTGTAAATAAAGGCAATGAACCTAAAATAACATCCCATCACATGAtattggtccaggatggaccgaaacattgtTACTGCCTTTATTTTCTGATGTGAGAGTTGGGTGTTTGCCATGACTTATATAGTCCAAATAAAAATAATGTGTTCCCTTACCTTTAAAATTGTTATattgtaaaaatttatttttcGTTGTCTTTGGACAAATGTTTGAACCTTTAATTGTAGAATAACACAGAGATAAACACTTACAAAAATGCACAAAACCCCTGTTGCTGGCATCTGGCCACAGAAACTAGGTATGTACAGTATTCTGAATCTCTAAAGCATATTAATATCTCTATTAATATTAATACTCCACCTATTTTAGTTTTAGACCTAAGAATGTTAAATaaaatttctttattttttttttttttgcccattTTGATGACTTATAATACATACCACTCATCAGAGTGAATGCCATAATCACTACAGACTGTTTGTGAGAAAATCTGCACAATGTTTTGGGCAGAGGATGATATATaccagaatttacctgagggccaccatctctagtgacTTCTATTGTGAGAAGAAACTgattgtatgggtgtgtgtgaataATCTCACCTTTGGCTAAGAAGACCTTTAAAACCTTAACATGCTTATCATCCTAGAGATAGGACAACTTCTAGTTTAGTGTTACCTTGTGAATAAATGCTCTTCATCCAGCAGATGATCTGCATGCAATTTTTCAGACATAACATTTTAACTTAAAATATACATCATTGTGAAgcatttcaagctcaacaagccacaatgtaggactgaaaatgCTTTTTCACCTACATGGTTATAAACCCACAGCCTACCCACCAAAGCCGTAAATGTCAAAATTGTTAAATTTTACAATCCaaatggaaaagatcatcaaagtAAATGTCAATATATTATCATATGCctctgacaagccgccagcttcctatgctcatcaaggccactagtgttagtggccctcaggtaaacaaATTTTGTACAGCGTGAGCATACAAAACAG encodes:
- the LOC123772462 gene encoding activator of basal transcription 1 isoform X1; the protein is MEENSNMEEDIRPKAVVQSSESCLEKPVKRRKPGIVYLSTIPPNMNVTKIREYFGRFGELDRVFLHAAENAAKTQGEKGKTKKHTKSLHFTEGWIEFKSKRKAKHVHLFLNNQPVGGKKRNPYYDMLWNIKYLPRFKWAYLKQRLEYEREVHRQRMGAEISQVRRETDHFIRASEINEMKKKKAVKAQKLKKNLDKQNHETVTQNMDAGGDKKMFIFKQKQTENLILSKKDERKKKNEKFKNMIAEKKKKRREIKNKKRELMKKPEEDFLGSVFVGTTQ
- the LOC123772462 gene encoding activator of basal transcription 1 isoform X2, which gives rise to MEENSNMEEDIRPKAVVQSSESCLEKPVKRRKPGIVYLSTIPPNMNVTKIREYFGRFGELDRVFLHAAENAKTQGEKGKTKKHTKSLHFTEGWIEFKSKRKAKHVHLFLNNQPVGGKKRNPYYDMLWNIKYLPRFKWAYLKQRLEYEREVHRQRMGAEISQVRRETDHFIRASEINEMKKKKAVKAQKLKKNLDKQNHETVTQNMDAGGDKKMFIFKQKQTENLILSKKDERKKKNEKFKNMIAEKKKKRREIKNKKRELMKKPEEDFLGSVFVGTTQ